A window from Culex pipiens pallens isolate TS chromosome 3, TS_CPP_V2, whole genome shotgun sequence encodes these proteins:
- the LOC120417604 gene encoding uncharacterized protein LOC120417604, producing MNINRPVTRSSSLNKLSTLALKNNINKRSRREIDEMGDDVSSLGDLWAKIQGLFEDTNSRIDSCKSDLEIRITSVEAKLLELKTDCSVSVKQVSERLDETRNDLYAVSNQLDRLERAHDLILNGVPFSQNEDLQVLFRMIAAKLAYNPANTPIVSLKRLSKQAITVGTSPPILCQFAIRNERIELYGRYLRSRNLTLRDAREVRSEALKLKKQGHLHQVYSRDGIVCVRSAAGADPVGVFSTGQLLASCKKPLS from the exons ATGAATATAAACAGACCTGTGACACGCTCTTCCAGTCTGAACAAGTTGAGTACTCTCGCTCTCAAGAATAACATCAACAAACGTAGTCGAAGGGAAATCGACGAAATGGGCGATGACGTCTCTTCGCTTGGCGATCTGTGGGCCAAAATTCAAGGGTTGTTCGAGGATACCAACTCACGCATCGATTCCTGCAAGTCGGACCTGGAAATCCGTATCACCAGCGTGGAAGCTAAGTTGTTGGAGCTAAAAACTGACTGCAGTGTCAGCGTAAAACAAGTTTCCGAACGGCTCGACGAAACCCGCAATGATCTGTATGCTGTGTCAAATCAACTGGACCGCCTGGAACGTGCCCATGACCTGATCCTCAACGGTGTCCCATTCAGCCAGAACGAAGATCTGCAGGTGCTGTTTCGAATGATTGCTGCCAAACTTGCGTACAACCCCGCAAACACGCCTATTGTGAGCCTCAAACGCCTGTCCAAACAAGCCATAACCGTTGGAACTTCCCCGCCGATCTTGTGCCAGTTTGCTATCAGGAACGAGAGGATCGAGCTGTATGGCCGCTACCTACGAAGTCGGAACCTGACACTGCGAGAC GCCCGTGAAGTACGCTCTGAAGCCCTCAAGTTGAAGAAGCAAGGACATCTTCATCAGGTCTACTCCCGTGATGGCATCGTTTGCGTCCGTTCTGCTGCTGGTGCCGATCCTGTTGGCGTATTTTCGACGGGGCAATTGTTGGCGAGCTGCAAGAAACCCCTTTCCTAA